The genomic segment TTCGGCTCGGACGCCATTCCCCAATGCATCATCTCGATGTGCAAGGGCATGTCCGACATGCTCGAGGTCGCCGTGCTCTTGAAGGAGGTCGGCCTCGTCCATCCCTCCGGCCGCAGCGCCATCAACATCGTGCCGCTGTTCGAGACCATCGAGGATCTGCAGGCCTCGAGCAGCATCATGGATCGCATGCTGTCGCTGCACGATTACCGTCGCCTCGTCGACAGCCGCGGCAGCGTACAGGAGGTCATGCTCGGCTATTCCGACTCGAACAAGGACGGCGGCTTCGTCACCTCGGGCTGGGAGCTCTACAAGGCCGAGATCGGCCTCGTCGAAGTCTTCGAGCGCCATCACGTGCGCTTGCGCCTGTTCCACGGCCGCGGCGGCTCTGTCGGACGCGGCGGCGGGCCGAGCTATGACGCCATCGTCGCCCAGCCCGGCGGCGCCGTGAATGGCCAGATCCGCATCACCGAGCAGGGCGAGATCATCTCGTCGAAATATTCCAACGCCGAGGTCGGCCGCAACAATCTAGAGATTCTCGCCGCGGCGACGCTGGAGGCGAGCCTCCTGCATCCGCGCCAGAGCGCACCGCGCCGCGAATATCTGACGGCGATGGACGAATTGTCGAACCTCGCCTTCAAGGCCTATCGCGGCCTCGTCTACGAAACCGAAGGCTTCGTCGATTACTTCTGGTCGTCCACCGTCATCAACGAGATCGCCACGCTCAACATCGGCAGCCGTCCGGCCTCGCGCAAGAAGACCCGCGCGATCGAGGACCTCCGCGCCATTCCATGGGTGTTCTCCTGGGCGCAATGCCGCCTGATGCTGCCCGGCTGGTACGGCTTCGGCAGCGCGGTCGAGCAGTGGATCGCGGAGCATCCCGATAAGGGCATGCCGTTCCTGAAAGAACTCTACAAGGAATGGCCGTTCTTCCGCATGCTGCTGTCGAACATGGACATGGTGCTCGCCAAGAGCTCGATCGCGATCGCCTCGCGCTATGCCGAGCTCGTGCCCGACGAGGCCTTGCGCGAAAAAATCTTCGGCCGCATCCGCCGCGAATGGCATTCCTGCATCGAGACACTCTTGGACATCATGGGCCAGGACCGGCTGCTGCAGGGCAACCCGCTGCTGGAGCGCTCCGTGCGCCACCGCTTTCCTTATCTCGATCCGCTCAACCACGTGCAGGTCGAACTCTTGAAAGAGCATCGCGCGCAGAACCCGGACGAGCAGGTGCTGCGCGGGATCCAGCTGACGATCAACGGGATCTCGGCGGGGTTGCGGAATACGGGGTAGCTGCAACGTCGTTCCGGGGCGCCCGAAGGGCGAACCCGGAACCTCGACGTCACCAACTCACGGCTTCATCGCGCCCTGCACGCTGGTGTAGACGGCATAAAGCGATGTCGAGCCGCAAATATAGAGTCTGTTGCGCTGCTGGCCGCCGAAGCACAGGTTTGCCACGGTCTCGGGAATGTGGATCTTGCCGAGCAATTCGCCCGAGGACGTATAGCAGCGCACGCCGTCTTCGTTCGGATCGCCCCAACCGACCGAGCACCAGACCCGCCCCTCGGTGTCACAGCGAACGCCGTCGGTGATGCCGGGCTTCGGCATGTCTGCAAAGACCTTGCTGTTGGAGACCTTGCCTGCCGCGACGTCGAGGTCGAACACGCGGATATGCGAAGGATTGTCCGGCCCGTCGGTGAACCCGGTGTCGCAGACGTAGAGCTTCTTCTCGTCGGGTGAGATGGCAAGCCCGTTGGGCTCGACAAAATCGTCGACCACGACCTTGACCTCTCCGGACTTCGGATCGACGCGGTAGACGTTCTTCTTGTCCTGCTCGGGGTCGGCCTTGATCCCCTCATAGAAACCGCCGATGCCGTAAGCGGGATCGGTGAACCAGATCGCGCCATCGGCGGTTACGACCGCATCGTTCGGGGAGTTCAGCCGCTTGCCGTTGTACTTGTCGGCAATGATCGTGATCGAGCCGTCGAGCTCGGTCCGCGTCACACGCCTGCCGCTATGCTCGCAGGTGATCAGGCGTCCCTCGCGATCGATCGTGTTGCCGTTCGAGTTCATCGACGGCTGGCGATAGACGCTGAGGTGACCGTCGTCCTCGCAGAAACGCATGATGCGGTTGTTCGGAATGTCGCTGAACAGCACGTATCGCCCGGCTGCGAAATAGACGGGCCCCTCGGCCCAGCGGAAGCCGGTTGCGACACGCTCGACCGCCATGGTGCCGGCGAAGGCCGGAAAGCCGGAAGGACCGAAAGTCGGCGGTCCCTTCTTGGCCGATTCCAGATGAGAGTCGGGGTAGCGGCTGCCCGGCAATGGTCCGAGCGGCAGCGGCGCCGTCGATCTCGTCGGTGCGCCGGTCTGGCCGAGGGGCGCGACGGAAGCCGCCAAGGCTCCGTTCAAGGCTCCGTTCATGGTGACGCCCGTCGCCGCGACTGCGGCGGCAGCGCCCTTCAACAGCGTGCGGCGCGCGAGAGAGGGCTCGCTGCTATTTGCGGGAATGGTCAGTGGTTTTGTCATGGTTGCCTCCCGATTTTTTTTATTGGGAGCAAACCATCCGCCCGCAATCGGGCGTAAAGCGGGCGATCTCCGGCTGGACAACCGGAGATCGCAATGCAGCAAAGGCAGGGATCGGTTACACCGGATCCCAGGTGAAGATGTCGGCGGAGCGGTCGAGCTTGTAGAACGAGCCCTTCAGCGCCGGCATGCCGTGTTCCGCAATCGACTGCGGCGTCCAGCCTTCGCTCCGCTGCACCGAGCGGATCGGGCGGTTCTGGCTGAACAGGAAGATCTCGTTCATGCGCACGCCGAAGATCTGGCCGGTGACGTCCTTGGCGGAATCGCCGAGCAGATAGCCGCAGAGGGGGGCGATCTTCTCCGGGCCCATCTGCTTGATTTTCTCGACGCGCGCCTTCTCGGCGTCGGTCTCGGTCGGGATGGTGCCGATCATGCGCGTCCAGGCGAACGGCGAGACGCAATTGGAGCGGACGTTGAAGCGGCCCATGTCGAGCGCGATCGACTTCGACAGCCCGACGATGCCGAGCTTGGCCGCCGCGTAGTTGGCTTGGCCGAAATTGCCGATCAGGCCCGAGGTCGAGGTGAAGTGCACGAACGAGCCCGACTCCTGCTCGCGGAAGATGCGCGCCGCGGCGTGGCTGACGTAGAACGAGCCCATCAGATGCACCTTGATGACGGCCTCGAAGGCTTCCACGCTCATCTTGTGGAAGATCATGTCGCGCAGGATGCCGGCATTGTTGACGACGCCGTCGAGCCGGCCGAAATGATCGGTCGCGGTCTTCACGATCTTGCTGGCGGGAATAGCTTCCGCGACGCTTTCGAAATTGGCGACCGCCGTGCCGCCGCGCTTCTTGATCTCCTCGACCACCTCCTCGGCGGGCGCCGCGTTCGCGCCCGCGCCGTCGGCAGCTCCGCCGGGATCGTTGACGACGACCTTGGCGCCCTCGGCCGCGCACAAGAGCGCAATCTCGCGCCCGATGCCGCGCCCTGCGCCGGTGACGATGATGACCTTGTCTTGCAGTGATTTGCTCATGTGGGTTCTCCTGTTTTCTTACCTCGCCCCGCTTGCGGGGAGAGGTCGAATTCGAGCAAAGCTCGAATTCGGGTGAGGGGGACTCTCCGCGAGTCTGGTGTATGTGGATGCAGCCCCTCACCCCAACCCTCTCCCCGTAAGAACGGGGAGAGGGAGAGGCGAGCAGCCATTACCTCTCGTTCGTGAACACGATCGTGCCACTCGCCGCGAACATGCCGCCGACGCCGTGGCACACCGAAATCTTCGCGTTCGGCACCTGCGCCGGCGCGATCCCGCGCATCTGGCGCACGCTCTCCTGCAGCGCGTACATGCCGTACATGCCCGAATGCATGTAGCTCAATCCGCCGCCGTTGGTGTTGAGCGGCAGCTTGGCCCCAGGCCGCGTGTTGCCGTCGGCGATGAATTGGCCGGTTTCTTCGTACGGCATGAAGCCGAGATCGCCGAGGCCGAACAGCGGCAGATGCGCGAATGCGTCGTAGATCATGAGATGATCGACGTCCCCGTGCGCGATGCCGGCCTCCTTGAAGGCCAGCGGCCCCGCCGTCTTGAACGCACGCGAGGAGTTGAACGTCTCCATCTGGCTGACCATCGGCGTCTCAACGCTCTCGCCGGTGCCCATGATGTAGACCGGCTTCCGCGGAAAATCCCTGGCGCGGTCGGCCGAGGTCAGGATCAGCGCGCCGCCGCCGTCGGTGACGAGGCAGCACTGCAGCAGCCGGAACGGATAGGCGATCATGCGCGAGTTGAGGACATCGGCAACCGTGATCGGGTCCTTCATCATCGCGCGCGGATTCTTCGCGGCCCATTCCCGCTGCACCACCGCCACCGAAGCCAATTGCTCGTGGGTGATGCCGTAGGTCTTCATGAAGCGCAGCACGGGAATCGGGAACATGCTGGGCGGGCCGTAGACGCCGAAAGGAGCCTCGAACTGGCCGTTGAGGCTGTCGGCCGCCGTCGAGCGCGGCAATTTGCCGATCATCGACTTGCCGCTCTCGGCGTGGGTGATCAGCACCGTCTTGCAGAGACCCGCCTCGATCGCCGCCGCCGCGTGCCGGACATGCAGCATGAAGGAGCAGCCGCCGACCGAGGTGCCGTCCACCCAGGTCGGCTTGATGCCGAGATAATGGCAGACCTGCTGCGGCGTTTCGACCGCGGTGGCAAAGCCGTCGATGTCGGAGAGCTTCAGCCCGGCGTCGGCAATGGCGTTGAGCGCGGCGTCCGCATGCAGCTGGAGCTGCGAGGCGTTGGGGATGACACCGAGCTCCGTGGTCTCGGCTGCGCCGACGACGGCAACCTGGTTCTTGCGCATGGTCTACCCCTTCGCCGGACGGAAGACGGGAAGGGTGATCTTGTCGTCGAGCTCCTGGAACGCGACCTCGAGCTTCATGTCGAGTTCGAGCGCCTCGGGGGTCTGCGGGCAGTCGATGATGTTGCTCATCATCCGCGGGCCTTCGTCGAGCTCGACCACCGCGATGGCGTAAGGCGGCGTGAAGCCCGGTGCCGCGGGCCGGTGGTTGATCACGTAGCTGTAGAGAAAGCCCTTGCCGCTCGCCTTGAAGATGCTGACCTTGCGCGAGGCGCAGGAGGGGCAGAACGGGCGCGGCGGGAAGTAGACGTGGGCGCAGGCATCGCAGCGCTGCAGGCGCAATTCGCCGGCCTTGGTGCCGTCCCAGAAATGCTGGGTCTCCGGCGTCGGTTTCGGTCGCGCGCGCTGCGGTTCGGCCATGTTGGCGGCTCCTCCCAAGAGTCTCCCGAGCGACAGGCCTCGCGCCCGCCGGTTTCGAACTTGATGCGACAATCGACCATGGCGCGTCAACGGTCCAGCAATGCGCATGCATGCCATCATGCGCACAATGCTTGTGTCGAGCTGAGCCAGCGCTATAGATTGCGCGCGAATATTCCGTGAGACAGACATGCCCGATTTTCCGACACTGGCGCAGCTCGCCGATGACCTCGAAAGCGGCCGCACCACCTCCCGCAAGTTGGTCGAGGCCTGCCTCGCCAGGATCGCCGACCCCGCCGGCGAAGGCCAGCGCGCCTTCATCCACGTCGACAAGGACGCCGCGCTTGCGGCCGCCGATGCGATGGATGCCTTGCGCAAGGCCAAGGCGGCGCCGTCGCGCTATGCCGGCATCCCGATCTCGATCAAGGATCTGTTCGACATCAAGGGCCAGGTGACGCGCGCCGGCTCGCGCGCGCTCGATGACTCAGCCCCGGCCGAGCACGATGCCGCGACGGTGGCGCGGCTGCGCGGCGCCGGCTTCGTCGTCATCGGCCGCACCAACATGACCGAGTTCGCCTATTCCGGCATCGGCATCAATCCGCATTATGGCACGCCGAAGGGGGTCTGGAACCGGTCCGAAGGCCACGTGCCCGGCGGCTCGTCGGCCGGCGCGGCGGTGTCCGTGCTCGACGGCATGGCGCATGGCGCGCTCGGCACCGACACCGGCGGCTCCTGCCGGATTCCGGCCGCCTTCAACGGCATCGTCGGCTACAAGCCGACGCAGCGGCGCGTGCCGCTCGACGGCTCGGTGCCGCTGTCGTTCTCGCTCGACAGCATCGGGCCGCTGGCACGATCGGTCAGTTGCTGTGCCATACTCGATGCCGTGCTCGCGGGCGAGCCGATCGTCCCGTTGAGGCCGCGGCCGATCCAGGGCATGCGTCTCGCGGTGCCCACCACGATCGCGCTCG from the Bradyrhizobium sp. WBAH42 genome contains:
- a CDS encoding SMP-30/gluconolactonase/LRE family protein, with translation MTKPLTIPANSSEPSLARRTLLKGAAAAVAATGVTMNGALNGALAASVAPLGQTGAPTRSTAPLPLGPLPGSRYPDSHLESAKKGPPTFGPSGFPAFAGTMAVERVATGFRWAEGPVYFAAGRYVLFSDIPNNRIMRFCEDDGHLSVYRQPSMNSNGNTIDREGRLITCEHSGRRVTRTELDGSITIIADKYNGKRLNSPNDAVVTADGAIWFTDPAYGIGGFYEGIKADPEQDKKNVYRVDPKSGEVKVVVDDFVEPNGLAISPDEKKLYVCDTGFTDGPDNPSHIRVFDLDVAAGKVSNSKVFADMPKPGITDGVRCDTEGRVWCSVGWGDPNEDGVRCYTSSGELLGKIHIPETVANLCFGGQQRNRLYICGSTSLYAVYTSVQGAMKP
- a CDS encoding thiolase — encoded protein: MRKNQVAVVGAAETTELGVIPNASQLQLHADAALNAIADAGLKLSDIDGFATAVETPQQVCHYLGIKPTWVDGTSVGGCSFMLHVRHAAAAIEAGLCKTVLITHAESGKSMIGKLPRSTAADSLNGQFEAPFGVYGPPSMFPIPVLRFMKTYGITHEQLASVAVVQREWAAKNPRAMMKDPITVADVLNSRMIAYPFRLLQCCLVTDGGGALILTSADRARDFPRKPVYIMGTGESVETPMVSQMETFNSSRAFKTAGPLAFKEAGIAHGDVDHLMIYDAFAHLPLFGLGDLGFMPYEETGQFIADGNTRPGAKLPLNTNGGGLSYMHSGMYGMYALQESVRQMRGIAPAQVPNAKISVCHGVGGMFAASGTIVFTNER
- a CDS encoding SDR family NAD(P)-dependent oxidoreductase produces the protein MSKSLQDKVIIVTGAGRGIGREIALLCAAEGAKVVVNDPGGAADGAGANAAPAEEVVEEIKKRGGTAVANFESVAEAIPASKIVKTATDHFGRLDGVVNNAGILRDMIFHKMSVEAFEAVIKVHLMGSFYVSHAAARIFREQESGSFVHFTSTSGLIGNFGQANYAAAKLGIVGLSKSIALDMGRFNVRSNCVSPFAWTRMIGTIPTETDAEKARVEKIKQMGPEKIAPLCGYLLGDSAKDVTGQIFGVRMNEIFLFSQNRPIRSVQRSEGWTPQSIAEHGMPALKGSFYKLDRSADIFTWDPV
- a CDS encoding Zn-ribbon domain-containing OB-fold protein, with translation MAEPQRARPKPTPETQHFWDGTKAGELRLQRCDACAHVYFPPRPFCPSCASRKVSIFKASGKGFLYSYVINHRPAAPGFTPPYAIAVVELDEGPRMMSNIIDCPQTPEALELDMKLEVAFQELDDKITLPVFRPAKG
- a CDS encoding amidase, with amino-acid sequence MPDFPTLAQLADDLESGRTTSRKLVEACLARIADPAGEGQRAFIHVDKDAALAAADAMDALRKAKAAPSRYAGIPISIKDLFDIKGQVTRAGSRALDDSAPAEHDAATVARLRGAGFVVIGRTNMTEFAYSGIGINPHYGTPKGVWNRSEGHVPGGSSAGAAVSVLDGMAHGALGTDTGGSCRIPAAFNGIVGYKPTQRRVPLDGSVPLSFSLDSIGPLARSVSCCAILDAVLAGEPIVPLRPRPIQGMRLAVPTTIALDDLDAEVAKTFERALKTLSDHGAIIERIEMAEFHDVGPMNAKGGFAASESYAWHRYLITAKGDVYDPRVAVRIMRGEAQSAADYIDLLNERRSLIARVNARIAPYDALVLPTTPNTPPKIADLADDQAFTRENIRALRNCSLINLIDGCAISLPCHREGDVPVGLMLAGAGGSDHRIFELAAGMEAVIRV